From a region of the Tenggerimyces flavus genome:
- a CDS encoding MFS transporter: protein MVVFIVLASLDNVTIGLVPPLYSPISNDLGVREAAIGGVTAGSILVAAVASVGWAYFGDRFNRKPLLMIGTILWAAGAAATAISDSYPAFFAAQVLASIGLGAVASVGFSVVSDLISPKRRGLVMSFWGLSQGVGTLAGTLLGGVLGAGDWGRPFVVLAVVGLVATAAYVFTADIKRGESEPELQKIFEAGGEYDHRISTHDLKGIARRRTNVWLILQGFTAQLVFGSFVWLPRLFQAKAEALGYTTEVAIVIGSIFATLFQLGGVFSILGGLVGDRLQRRTPRGRAMVASIGILAGIPFYVILFFLPLDVDVPSDGGSGAIALGVLASIFTSPVIGISFVVALLALAMTSANAPNWYALVADVNPPEHRGTVFSLGNLVNGVGRAAGNGLVGVIFRALQSSFPPPLNFALGLAVFQAFFIPTGVMYWLASRTSPKDIETVQTVLRERAVVDSAEAKS, encoded by the coding sequence GTGGTTGTGTTCATCGTGCTCGCCAGCCTGGACAACGTGACTATTGGGCTCGTTCCACCTCTCTACAGCCCCATTTCGAACGACCTTGGGGTCCGGGAAGCCGCCATCGGCGGCGTCACCGCGGGCAGCATCTTGGTGGCTGCGGTCGCGAGTGTGGGTTGGGCGTACTTCGGCGACCGGTTCAACCGCAAGCCCCTGCTGATGATCGGCACGATCCTCTGGGCCGCCGGTGCCGCGGCTACGGCGATCTCCGACAGCTATCCAGCGTTCTTCGCCGCCCAGGTGCTTGCCTCGATCGGGCTTGGCGCGGTGGCGAGCGTTGGGTTCTCGGTCGTCAGTGACCTCATCTCGCCCAAGCGCCGCGGGTTGGTGATGAGCTTCTGGGGCCTCAGCCAGGGCGTCGGTACGCTCGCCGGCACTCTCCTCGGCGGCGTGCTCGGGGCGGGGGACTGGGGGAGGCCGTTCGTCGTCCTCGCCGTCGTTGGCCTGGTGGCCACGGCCGCGTACGTCTTCACCGCCGACATCAAGCGCGGCGAGAGCGAGCCGGAGCTCCAGAAGATCTTCGAGGCCGGCGGGGAGTACGACCACCGCATCAGCACCCACGACCTCAAGGGCATCGCGCGACGACGTACCAACGTCTGGCTGATCCTCCAGGGCTTCACCGCGCAGCTCGTCTTCGGAAGTTTCGTCTGGCTGCCGAGACTGTTCCAAGCGAAGGCCGAAGCCCTCGGCTACACCACCGAGGTCGCGATCGTCATCGGCAGCATCTTCGCCACGCTCTTCCAACTGGGCGGCGTCTTCTCCATCCTCGGCGGCCTCGTCGGCGACCGGCTCCAACGACGTACGCCGCGTGGCAGGGCGATGGTCGCGAGCATCGGCATCCTCGCCGGCATCCCGTTCTACGTCATCTTGTTCTTCCTCCCGCTCGACGTCGACGTCCCCTCCGACGGCGGCAGCGGCGCGATCGCGCTCGGCGTTCTCGCGAGCATCTTCACCAGCCCCGTCATCGGCATCAGCTTCGTCGTCGCGCTGCTCGCCCTCGCGATGACGTCCGCGAACGCGCCGAACTGGTACGCGCTCGTCGCCGACGTCAACCCGCCCGAGCACCGCGGCACAGTGTTCAGCCTCGGCAACCTGGTGAACGGCGTCGGCCGCGCCGCGGGCAACGGGCTCGTCGGCGTGATCTTCCGGGCGCTGCAGTCCTCGTTCCCCCCGCCGCTGAACTTCGCGCTCGGCCTCGCGGTCTTCCAGGCGTTCTTCATCCCCACCGGCGTGATGTACTGGCTGGCCTCCCGTACGTCCCCCAAGGACATCGAGACTGTGCAAACTGTCCTACGCGAGCGCGCGGTGGTCGACTCGGCGGAGGCGAAGTCCTAG